Proteins found in one Maridesulfovibrio sp. genomic segment:
- a CDS encoding xanthine dehydrogenase family protein subunit M, whose translation MNILFPVTVEEALDSLQANPDAKVMAGGTDLLVKRRAGSPAPGCIVCLEKVADIMGVGILEDRIRIGAATTMTALLKNEAVREQLPLLHSALKFFASPLVRNMATLGGNICTASPAADSLPPLYVLGAEVEIYSSTGKRHMSIADFITAPGRTALVPGELLGAVTVPVPLKNCIQHFEKVGRRKALAISVVSLAALLRIEEGVIAEARLAWGSVGPTVVRCPEAEALLMGREPTMETFIRVGESVRHAVRPISDIRASVEYRRQVAANLVLRLAGQGTD comes from the coding sequence ATGAATATTCTATTCCCGGTCACAGTAGAGGAAGCTTTGGACTCTTTACAGGCCAACCCGGATGCAAAGGTCATGGCCGGGGGGACAGACCTGCTGGTGAAGCGGCGCGCCGGTTCACCAGCTCCGGGCTGCATTGTCTGTCTGGAGAAGGTTGCGGACATTATGGGCGTCGGGATTCTGGAAGACCGAATCCGTATCGGGGCTGCAACGACCATGACAGCCTTATTGAAAAACGAGGCCGTCCGGGAACAACTGCCTCTGCTGCATAGTGCTCTGAAGTTTTTTGCATCCCCGCTTGTGCGCAACATGGCTACACTCGGCGGCAACATCTGTACTGCGTCTCCGGCAGCGGATTCCCTTCCGCCTCTCTATGTGCTGGGTGCGGAAGTGGAGATTTATTCTTCTACTGGAAAACGTCATATGTCTATCGCCGATTTTATCACCGCTCCCGGTCGGACGGCTCTTGTTCCGGGAGAGTTGCTTGGTGCCGTGACTGTGCCCGTGCCCCTGAAAAATTGTATTCAGCATTTCGAAAAGGTAGGTCGGCGTAAGGCTCTGGCCATTTCTGTTGTCAGTCTGGCTGCACTGCTTCGTATTGAGGAAGGAGTCATCGCTGAGGCCCGTTTGGCGTGGGGTAGTGTAGGACCTACAGTCGTCCGTTGCCCCGAGGCCGAAGCCCTGCTCATGGGGCGTGAGCCGACCATGGAGACTTTCATTAGAGTAGGGGAAAGCGTAAGGCATGCGGTCCGGCCCATCAGTGATATACGCGCCTCCGTAGAATATCGACGGCAGGTGGCTGCCAATCTGGTGCTCAGGTTGGCAGGGCAGGGGACGGATTAG
- a CDS encoding ATP-binding protein, with product MEKARVLIVDDMPANIEMLSELLSHEYRVSVALNGFDAIELAKSSPMPDLILLDIMMPGIDGYQVCKILKENEDSRHIPVIFVTSRAEVQSEEKGFEFGAVDYVVKPFNPAVVLARVKTHIALYNQTRLLQNLIKERTAELEKAKNEAVMANKAKSNFLANMSHELRTPLNGIMGMTQILTNSDLSKENREFLEYAHQSSTHMLDMVNDLLEISNVEAGKIKLSPRDFNVRSSLEGVVAHYSKRATEKGLKLTFNIEDDFPLNLNADITRIRQVLINLLNNAIQFTEQGSIEISVSAVADRHDTVKMYFTIADTGIGIAEDQYEKIFEPFTIGEDYMTKKYGGAGLGLSISKQIVTLMEGNLWLESSVGNNTVFSFFVPCRKAK from the coding sequence ATGGAAAAAGCGCGCGTGCTGATAGTTGATGATATGCCTGCAAATATTGAAATGCTAAGTGAACTGCTTTCCCACGAATACCGTGTAAGCGTTGCGTTAAATGGATTTGATGCTATTGAGCTGGCTAAATCCTCCCCCATGCCGGACCTCATCCTGCTGGACATAATGATGCCCGGTATTGATGGATATCAGGTATGTAAAATTCTGAAAGAGAATGAAGATTCACGCCATATTCCTGTTATTTTTGTGACTTCAAGAGCCGAAGTACAAAGTGAGGAAAAAGGATTTGAATTCGGAGCGGTCGATTACGTGGTTAAACCATTTAACCCGGCTGTTGTTCTCGCGAGGGTGAAGACACATATCGCATTATATAATCAGACAAGACTATTGCAGAATCTGATCAAAGAGCGGACAGCCGAACTTGAAAAAGCCAAAAATGAAGCTGTAATGGCAAACAAGGCAAAAAGTAATTTTCTGGCTAATATGAGCCATGAATTGCGTACCCCTCTGAACGGAATCATGGGAATGACACAGATCCTGACTAATTCCGACCTATCAAAAGAGAACAGAGAATTTCTTGAATATGCCCACCAATCGTCGACACATATGCTTGATATGGTAAATGACCTGCTCGAAATATCTAATGTAGAAGCCGGAAAAATTAAACTTTCTCCGCGTGATTTCAACGTGCGCAGCAGTCTTGAAGGCGTTGTTGCTCACTATAGCAAGCGGGCAACTGAGAAGGGCCTAAAGTTGACCTTCAATATAGAAGATGACTTTCCATTAAATCTCAATGCCGATATAACAAGAATTAGGCAGGTCCTGATAAACCTGCTGAATAATGCTATTCAGTTCACCGAACAAGGTTCCATTGAGATCTCGGTCTCGGCAGTCGCCGACAGGCATGATACAGTTAAAATGTATTTTACAATAGCAGATACAGGAATAGGCATTGCCGAAGATCAATATGAAAAGATTTTTGAACCTTTTACCATTGGCGAAGACTACATGACCAAAAAATATGGAGGAGCCGGTCTTGGACTCTCAATATCCAAACAGATCGTTACGCTCATGGAGGGTAATCTCTGGTTGGAATCAAGTGTCGGTAATAATACGGTCTTCAGTTTCTTTGTTCCATGCAGAAAAGCAAAATAG
- a CDS encoding malate synthase G, producing the protein MVEHITVGGLKVAKPLYELVENKIIPGTGISSCTVFWEELQSILTDLMPRNRELLEKREELQARIDKWHLSRKGQAHDAAEYKKFLYDIGYILSEGEPFAIETEGVDPELATIAGPQLVVPITNARYALNAVNSRWGSLYDALYGTDVIPEDGGAEKGKSYNSVRGRKVMEYASGFLDSAVPLAAGKHADVVEYKISSKENVEFSAVLKDGSESLLADSAQFVGYAQNGSLLLFRNNGLHIEIHIDPENIIGRDHPAGVKDVVMEAAVTTIQDCEDSVAAVDGEDKALAYSNWLGLIRGDLETTFKKGGKEVVRRMAADREYTGSDGTTFSLSGRSMLLIRNVGLLMTTDAVLLADGTEIPEGILDAMMTGLIALHDIKKLGRFQNSKTGSVYIVKPKQHGPEEVAFTCELFARVEKALGMTAGTMKIGVMDEERRTTVNLKECIRAAKDRIIFINTGFLDRTGDEIHTSMEAGPMVCKADMKNARWMSKYEDWNVDVGLACGFSGKAQIGKGMWAMPDRMREMVETKQGHPLAGANCAWVPSPTAAVLHAMHYHTVDVFKQHAKLSGASRATLDDLLTIPLLEGTLTPEVIQREIENNCQGILGYVVRWVEQGIGCSKVPDINDVGLMEDRATLRISSQYLANWLHHGLCTEAQVMQALQQMAAVVDRQNDGDPHYHNMAPDYEKSIAFQAACDLIFKGCKQPSGYTEPILHAKRCEVKVAK; encoded by the coding sequence ATTGTGGAACACATTACAGTTGGCGGACTCAAGGTTGCCAAACCTTTGTATGAGCTGGTCGAAAATAAGATTATACCGGGGACAGGAATTTCTTCATGCACTGTTTTTTGGGAAGAGCTGCAATCTATTCTGACTGATCTGATGCCTCGAAACAGGGAACTGCTCGAAAAGCGTGAAGAGCTTCAGGCGCGTATTGATAAGTGGCATTTATCCCGTAAGGGGCAAGCTCACGATGCTGCCGAGTATAAAAAATTTCTTTATGATATAGGATATATTCTTTCTGAAGGTGAGCCTTTTGCCATTGAAACAGAAGGGGTGGACCCTGAACTGGCAACCATCGCCGGACCGCAGCTCGTAGTGCCTATTACCAATGCCCGCTACGCGCTGAATGCGGTCAATTCCCGCTGGGGCAGTCTTTATGATGCTCTTTATGGAACAGACGTAATTCCTGAAGATGGCGGCGCAGAAAAGGGTAAGAGTTACAACTCCGTTCGCGGCCGTAAGGTCATGGAATACGCTTCTGGATTTTTGGATAGCGCAGTCCCGCTTGCCGCTGGAAAGCATGCTGATGTTGTGGAATACAAAATCTCGTCGAAAGAAAATGTTGAGTTCAGTGCGGTGCTGAAAGATGGATCAGAATCCTTGCTTGCTGATTCTGCTCAGTTTGTAGGGTACGCGCAGAATGGCTCTTTACTTCTTTTCCGTAACAATGGTCTTCATATTGAAATCCATATTGATCCAGAAAATATTATCGGGCGTGATCATCCTGCCGGAGTAAAAGATGTTGTGATGGAAGCTGCAGTCACCACTATTCAGGATTGCGAGGATTCCGTTGCAGCTGTAGATGGCGAAGATAAAGCTCTGGCCTACAGTAACTGGTTGGGACTTATCCGCGGTGATCTTGAAACAACTTTTAAGAAAGGCGGTAAAGAGGTTGTGCGCCGTATGGCTGCGGACCGTGAATACACCGGATCTGACGGTACGACTTTTTCATTGTCCGGTAGGTCTATGCTGCTGATTCGTAATGTAGGACTGCTCATGACAACCGATGCAGTGCTGCTTGCCGATGGAACAGAAATTCCTGAAGGCATACTTGATGCGATGATGACCGGGCTTATTGCTTTGCACGACATAAAAAAGCTGGGCCGCTTTCAAAACAGTAAAACCGGAAGTGTTTACATAGTTAAGCCCAAGCAGCACGGACCGGAAGAAGTTGCCTTTACCTGCGAGCTTTTTGCGAGAGTTGAAAAAGCTCTGGGCATGACTGCCGGAACGATGAAGATCGGGGTTATGGATGAAGAGCGGCGTACTACAGTTAACCTTAAAGAATGCATCCGTGCGGCAAAAGATCGGATTATTTTTATCAATACCGGATTCCTTGATCGCACAGGGGATGAAATCCATACCAGTATGGAAGCCGGCCCCATGGTTTGTAAGGCGGACATGAAAAATGCACGCTGGATGAGCAAGTATGAAGACTGGAACGTTGATGTGGGCCTTGCCTGCGGTTTTTCCGGTAAAGCGCAAATAGGTAAAGGAATGTGGGCTATGCCGGATCGCATGCGTGAAATGGTGGAAACCAAGCAAGGCCATCCTCTTGCCGGAGCTAATTGCGCATGGGTTCCATCGCCAACTGCTGCGGTGTTGCATGCCATGCATTATCATACCGTGGATGTTTTTAAGCAGCATGCCAAGCTTTCAGGGGCATCCAGAGCAACTCTTGACGATCTGCTGACGATTCCTCTTTTGGAAGGAACATTAACTCCCGAAGTCATTCAGCGTGAGATAGAAAACAATTGTCAGGGCATTCTGGGCTATGTGGTCCGCTGGGTAGAGCAGGGCATCGGTTGCTCAAAGGTTCCTGATATCAATGATGTGGGACTCATGGAAGACAGGGCAACACTGCGTATTTCCAGCCAGTATCTGGCTAACTGGCTGCATCATGGGCTCTGTACCGAAGCTCAGGTCATGCAGGCTTTGCAGCAGATGGCTGCCGTGGTTGACCGCCAGAATGATGGCGATCCGCACTATCATAATATGGCTCCTGACTATGAAAAGAGCATTGCTTTTCAAGCTGCCTGCGACCTTATTTTTAAAGGCTGCAAACAGCCTAGCGGATATACCGAGCCTATTCTGCATGCTAAACGGTGTGAGGTTAAGGTTGCTAAGTAG
- a CDS encoding aminotransferase class I/II-fold pyridoxal phosphate-dependent enzyme — MPLNLDLLIPAHIRLFDPYRPSPPDAELMQLFGLDHLHRFNNNENFLGPSPAVRELLSGMDTGFMPVYPHGDSKVLRETLSQVLGPAPSRFLVGNGSCELISSVVKAFCEPGDNIITADKTFAVYEWVAEFSGIEARLVPLDSDYRFDPEAMLAAMDGRTKIVFVCNPNNPTGSYWDEATMCRFLDAVDGRCIVVVDEAYFEYVERPDYPDGIKLLDEYPNVVVFRTFSKMYALAALRVGYLCAGEEVTDIISRAHVAYSVNTTAQVAARAALLDQSPFIGQTLEMVRRGREIIGAACAELGFNHIIGEGNYTMIQTPISDTLLQRKLLRRGFLVRTMTGFRFPNWIRVSLVEVQVLEEFISILKSVFR; from the coding sequence ATGCCGCTGAATCTTGATCTTCTCATCCCGGCTCACATCCGACTCTTCGACCCGTACCGACCGAGTCCTCCGGACGCTGAACTGATGCAGCTTTTCGGCCTCGACCATTTGCACCGGTTTAATAACAATGAAAATTTTTTAGGCCCATCGCCCGCTGTCCGTGAACTCTTGTCCGGCATGGATACCGGGTTCATGCCCGTTTATCCGCACGGTGACAGTAAGGTTCTGCGGGAGACTCTTTCTCAGGTTCTTGGTCCGGCCCCGTCCCGGTTTCTAGTGGGTAACGGTTCCTGTGAATTGATTTCCAGCGTGGTTAAAGCTTTCTGTGAGCCGGGTGACAATATAATCACAGCGGATAAAACTTTTGCGGTCTATGAATGGGTTGCCGAGTTTTCCGGTATTGAAGCGCGTTTGGTTCCGTTGGATAGTGACTATCGCTTTGATCCTGAAGCCATGCTGGCCGCCATGGATGGCCGGACCAAGATTGTTTTTGTCTGCAATCCTAATAATCCTACGGGAAGCTACTGGGACGAGGCAACCATGTGTCGTTTTCTGGATGCGGTGGACGGGCGGTGCATCGTGGTGGTGGACGAGGCTTATTTCGAATATGTGGAACGTCCTGATTACCCGGACGGCATTAAGCTGCTGGATGAATACCCCAATGTTGTGGTTTTTCGAACTTTTTCGAAGATGTATGCTCTTGCCGCATTGCGCGTGGGCTATCTTTGTGCGGGCGAGGAAGTCACCGACATAATAAGCCGTGCTCATGTAGCTTATTCCGTCAACACTACGGCCCAGGTGGCCGCTCGAGCGGCACTGCTGGATCAGTCTCCATTCATCGGGCAGACGCTGGAGATGGTGCGTCGGGGGCGTGAAATCATCGGCGCGGCATGTGCGGAATTAGGCTTTAATCATATTATCGGCGAAGGAAACTACACCATGATTCAAACGCCGATTTCCGATACCCTGCTGCAACGTAAACTTCTGCGTCGTGGATTTTTGGTTCGTACCATGACCGGGTTCCGTTTTCCGAACTGGATTCGCGTCAGTCTGGTAGAAGTGCAGGTGCTGGAGGAGTTCATTTCTATCCTGAAAAGTGTGTTCAGATAA
- a CDS encoding (2Fe-2S)-binding protein has translation MIISFVLDGESRTLEVDGGLRAVDVLREHCGVTGPKEGCGTGECGACAVLVDGVTRLSCLMLAAQLEGHTVTTAQGLDKDGVHPVQRSLVELGGVQCGYCTPGMAVTSAEFLERHPDPSREEIREALSGNLCRCTGYHKIIDAVEDAAKRLQKECEVQR, from the coding sequence ATGATCATATCTTTTGTGTTGGACGGCGAATCCCGGACCCTTGAAGTGGACGGCGGATTGCGTGCTGTGGATGTCCTGCGGGAACACTGCGGAGTGACCGGCCCCAAGGAGGGTTGCGGTACCGGGGAATGCGGTGCCTGTGCCGTGCTGGTCGATGGCGTGACCAGACTTTCCTGCCTGATGCTGGCCGCCCAGTTGGAAGGACACACTGTGACCACAGCGCAGGGATTGGATAAGGACGGGGTGCATCCGGTCCAGAGATCTTTGGTGGAGCTTGGCGGGGTACAGTGCGGTTATTGTACACCGGGCATGGCTGTTACCTCCGCCGAATTTCTTGAGCGTCATCCCGATCCCAGCCGTGAGGAGATTCGCGAAGCCCTTTCCGGCAATCTCTGCCGCTGTACCGGCTATCATAAGATCATCGACGCCGTGGAAGACGCTGCAAAACGGCTGCAAAAAGAGTGTGAGGTGCAGCGATGA
- a CDS encoding response regulator — translation MKKSHSVFPIDLRSFLTVTILFTSLSFWAIFYLHSQEVASVAQTRSIEERMHNEISSKTAGFNLKDVFIELRIFSNHFEAKQFLLNRNQKNRQRVEVEALNLCKASKHFDQARLLSNDGMELVRVNYNNGNPVIVSQDKLQDKSSRYYFKESLKLSSGEIYTSPLDLNIENGKIEQPIKPMIRISTPVYSDSGERIGIAILNYLAQNLLNQIKQANQCCSKTILLNKEGYWLISPDKELEWTFMYDDKKSISFASRYPEAWANISSSPQGQFCSPEGAYTFSTVQTSSDPSEAAVLDALSWKLVHLYPTSLIETKNYSILDKYVVIFTVLFLVILFAAITRARFVRSRELARISLKQAKQEAEDANRAKSDFLAKMSHEIRTPMNAVIGLTHLALKTTLSPKQSDYLTKISMAANSLLGIINDILDFSKIEANQMEVDSIEFNIDDVLNNLTSMLSIKAEEKGIELLLQVISNVPSRLIGDPLRLGQVLLNLIGNAIKFTEKGEVFVTVELVEQSNDRAVIRFSIEDSGIGISEEQLGRLFQPFGQADGSITRKFGGSGLGLVISKKMIELMGGTLQYESVIDEGSTFSFTIPFAFQAVHKDSFFNYPKDIREMRVLIVDSSKASGCVVAKVMKSFSFDVTIAESGKQALKLLHDNDTNSPFRMVITAWKIHDINGIELTRRIKTSKDLQNKPKVIMLTVYSYADVRFQAEQAELDGFMLKPFNRSILFDTIMEIFNEDRHTAKIQHESSTSNNLPENIIGAKVLLAEDNLINQQVAQEILEDAGIDVDIVNNGKEAIENLENNVYDAVLMDIQMPEMDGFQAVKIIRNRLKIKDIPIIAMTAHALVGDKEKSLLMGMDDHITKPIDPDFLIETLSKWLPNKTNHSGRFSEKPQLTDVQATDIPSLPGIDTEKGVRRVRGNTKLYLKLLGDFAKNSSDKQTELLESIRNKTYVDTRAMAHGMKGVAGNLGIDNLHGILQKMEALSEQETDIEEPIIQKFKYEIQRVTEGILEFLPQQDEDTTIAVSINVKAIDSLRLELEQIADLLEQHDVEAKALFATLKPSLAKAAPVETAELAGLLDRFDFAKAHQKIKELFQQCQGKE, via the coding sequence ATGAAAAAGTCACATTCTGTCTTTCCGATTGATTTGCGCAGTTTCCTGACCGTTACTATCTTATTTACCAGCCTTTCTTTCTGGGCGATATTTTATTTGCATAGTCAGGAAGTAGCTTCCGTTGCACAAACCCGAAGCATCGAAGAAAGGATGCACAACGAAATAAGCTCAAAGACTGCTGGCTTTAACTTAAAAGATGTATTTATTGAACTCAGAATTTTTTCCAACCACTTTGAGGCCAAACAATTTTTGTTAAACAGAAACCAGAAAAACCGGCAACGGGTTGAAGTGGAAGCCCTCAACTTATGCAAAGCAAGTAAACACTTCGATCAGGCCAGATTGCTAAGTAATGATGGAATGGAGCTTGTCCGCGTCAATTACAATAACGGTAATCCCGTTATAGTTTCCCAGGATAAACTACAGGACAAAAGCAGCCGCTACTATTTCAAGGAATCGTTAAAATTATCCTCAGGAGAAATATATACATCACCTTTGGATCTTAATATTGAAAACGGCAAAATAGAACAACCTATAAAACCGATGATTCGTATCAGTACTCCAGTCTATAGCGATTCAGGAGAACGCATCGGCATTGCTATTTTGAATTATCTTGCCCAAAATTTACTGAATCAGATCAAACAGGCTAACCAGTGCTGTTCTAAGACGATACTGCTGAATAAAGAAGGATATTGGTTGATTTCTCCGGATAAAGAGCTGGAATGGACCTTCATGTATGATGATAAAAAATCTATTTCATTTGCTTCGAGGTATCCAGAAGCCTGGGCAAATATTTCTTCATCTCCACAAGGTCAGTTTTGCTCTCCGGAAGGGGCGTACACTTTCTCCACTGTACAGACTTCCAGTGATCCCTCTGAAGCTGCCGTTCTCGATGCTCTTTCATGGAAGCTTGTCCATCTCTACCCTACTTCCTTGATTGAAACGAAAAATTACTCAATTTTAGATAAATACGTTGTAATCTTTACAGTATTATTTTTAGTCATTCTTTTCGCAGCGATAACTCGCGCTCGCTTTGTCCGTAGCAGAGAGTTGGCACGCATAAGCTTAAAGCAGGCAAAACAGGAAGCGGAAGATGCCAATAGAGCCAAAAGCGATTTTCTTGCAAAAATGAGTCATGAGATACGGACTCCTATGAATGCCGTTATCGGCCTGACACATCTAGCTCTTAAGACGACTCTTTCCCCAAAGCAGAGCGACTACCTGACCAAAATATCAATGGCTGCGAACTCACTGCTGGGAATCATTAATGACATTCTTGATTTTTCCAAAATTGAAGCCAACCAGATGGAAGTAGACTCTATCGAATTCAATATTGATGACGTTCTGAATAATTTAACCAGCATGTTGAGCATAAAAGCAGAGGAAAAAGGGATCGAACTTCTGCTGCAGGTAATAAGCAACGTGCCCAGTCGACTTATTGGCGATCCATTACGTCTTGGGCAGGTCCTGCTTAATCTGATTGGAAATGCAATCAAATTTACGGAAAAAGGCGAAGTATTCGTTACCGTAGAGCTTGTTGAACAATCAAATGATAGAGCTGTAATCAGGTTTTCCATTGAGGATTCCGGTATAGGAATTTCGGAGGAACAGCTTGGCAGGCTATTTCAACCGTTCGGTCAGGCAGACGGCTCAATCACCCGTAAATTCGGAGGCTCCGGATTGGGGCTGGTCATAAGTAAAAAGATGATCGAATTGATGGGCGGGACCCTGCAATATGAAAGCGTTATCGATGAAGGAAGTACCTTCAGCTTTACAATTCCATTTGCGTTTCAGGCCGTTCATAAGGATAGTTTTTTCAATTATCCTAAAGACATTCGTGAAATGCGGGTGTTGATTGTAGATTCCAGCAAAGCATCGGGATGCGTAGTTGCAAAGGTCATGAAATCGTTTTCATTTGATGTAACCATTGCAGAAAGCGGAAAACAGGCACTGAAGCTGCTTCATGATAATGACACCAACTCTCCATTCCGGATGGTTATTACGGCCTGGAAGATACACGACATTAATGGAATTGAATTAACCCGCAGGATAAAAACAAGTAAGGATCTGCAAAATAAGCCAAAAGTAATAATGTTAACAGTTTATAGTTATGCAGATGTGCGTTTTCAAGCTGAACAAGCAGAATTAGATGGCTTTATGCTTAAACCCTTCAACCGTTCCATTCTTTTTGACACCATTATGGAAATTTTCAACGAAGATCGGCACACGGCCAAAATACAACATGAGTCTTCTACGTCTAATAATCTTCCCGAAAACATTATCGGAGCAAAAGTGCTTCTTGCAGAAGATAACCTCATCAACCAGCAAGTTGCGCAGGAAATATTGGAGGATGCCGGAATTGATGTCGATATCGTAAACAATGGGAAGGAAGCGATAGAAAATCTTGAGAACAACGTTTACGACGCAGTACTCATGGACATTCAAATGCCGGAGATGGACGGTTTTCAAGCAGTCAAGATAATTCGCAACAGACTAAAAATCAAAGATATTCCGATCATTGCTATGACCGCTCACGCATTAGTAGGGGACAAGGAAAAAAGTCTGCTTATGGGGATGGACGACCATATAACAAAACCTATTGATCCGGATTTTCTCATAGAAACACTCTCCAAATGGCTTCCGAACAAGACAAACCATTCAGGCAGGTTTTCCGAGAAGCCACAGTTGACTGATGTCCAGGCCACAGACATTCCAAGTCTTCCCGGAATCGATACTGAAAAAGGAGTGCGCAGAGTTAGGGGGAATACAAAATTATACTTAAAGCTACTTGGCGACTTTGCAAAAAACAGCTCAGACAAACAAACGGAGCTGTTGGAATCGATCAGAAACAAGACATACGTGGACACTCGCGCTATGGCTCATGGCATGAAAGGTGTGGCCGGTAACCTTGGAATCGATAATCTGCACGGAATCCTTCAGAAAATGGAAGCCTTATCTGAACAGGAAACGGACATTGAAGAACCGATCATCCAAAAATTTAAATACGAAATTCAGCGTGTCACAGAGGGGATACTGGAGTTTTTACCCCAACAGGATGAAGACACGACAATTGCTGTTTCGATCAATGTTAAAGCCATCGACAGCCTGCGTCTGGAATTGGAGCAGATTGCTGACCTCCTGGAGCAGCATGACGTAGAAGCCAAAGCTCTCTTCGCCACATTGAAGCCGTCTCTGGCAAAGGCTGCACCTGTCGAGACAGCCGAATTAGCCGGTCTTCTGGATAGGTTCGATTTCGCGAAAGCACATCAAAAAATCAAAGAACTTTTTCAGCAATGTCAAGGGAAGGAGTAG
- a CDS encoding MFS transporter, which translates to MLTPEFCLLMTVTFLAFCNISLFYGLNAYLETQGIPSFWRGVLLGLEPFTALAVRPLISPFLTVRNSISVVAVSLIILMGALCSYSVADTIWALSLVRIAHGLGLVLLISAMVILLVASIPPARAGQAFGVFAIAGLLPYAVLPPLVEKLLPLAGSEPHVYALFSPALLIAMPVLPYLRKRILSSENNRGTSHSRPSFSEIKTNLRAPGVGRLLAANGLLFTATTVVFFFMKDRLTLLDTLNAGLFFSVSTAATIGVRVFCGKLMDGMNRFTMLFAVMLALATVIALFSFAGEASALLSLAGAYGICMGFAIPQLNAAMFEISPPQLRGFNTNMMLFTMDAGYVFGPLLAGGLLAAGTSTAHLFAWFAVCPLLGGILAGSMHRRNSHRYNLPG; encoded by the coding sequence TTGTTGACCCCTGAGTTCTGCCTGCTCATGACGGTTACATTTCTGGCCTTCTGTAACATTTCCCTGTTCTACGGGTTGAACGCATATCTTGAAACACAAGGTATTCCCTCATTCTGGCGTGGAGTTCTGCTGGGTCTGGAACCATTCACTGCCCTTGCAGTCAGACCGTTAATCAGTCCCTTTCTGACCGTACGCAACAGCATCTCCGTAGTCGCAGTCTCCCTGATAATCCTTATGGGCGCGTTGTGTTCCTATTCCGTAGCCGACACCATCTGGGCCTTGTCCTTGGTTCGGATCGCCCACGGATTGGGATTAGTACTGCTGATTTCGGCAATGGTAATACTGCTGGTGGCATCCATTCCCCCCGCGCGGGCAGGTCAGGCATTCGGCGTATTTGCCATAGCAGGACTGCTGCCTTACGCAGTACTGCCACCGCTGGTGGAAAAACTTCTGCCCCTGGCCGGCAGTGAACCGCATGTCTACGCACTGTTCTCTCCGGCACTGCTTATAGCCATGCCCGTGCTCCCTTACCTGCGTAAACGCATTCTCAGTTCGGAAAACAACAGAGGAACCTCACATAGCCGCCCTTCATTCTCCGAAATCAAAACGAATCTCCGCGCACCGGGAGTAGGACGCCTTCTGGCCGCCAATGGCCTGCTTTTCACCGCCACAACAGTAGTCTTCTTTTTCATGAAAGACCGGCTGACATTACTCGATACGCTTAATGCGGGACTTTTCTTCAGCGTTTCCACTGCCGCAACCATCGGAGTACGGGTATTCTGCGGTAAACTAATGGACGGTATGAACCGCTTCACCATGCTGTTTGCCGTTATGCTGGCACTGGCGACAGTCATCGCTCTTTTCAGTTTCGCAGGAGAGGCCTCAGCACTTCTGTCTCTGGCCGGGGCCTATGGAATTTGCATGGGATTCGCCATTCCGCAGTTGAACGCGGCCATGTTCGAAATCTCCCCGCCGCAATTACGGGGATTCAATACCAACATGATGTTATTCACCATGGATGCAGGGTATGTATTCGGACCGTTACTGGCCGGTGGGCTACTGGCAGCAGGAACATCAACGGCCCATCTGTTCGCATGGTTTGCGGTTTGCCCGCTGCTGGGAGGGATTCTGGCCGGCAGTATGCACCGCCGAAACTCACACAGATATAATCTCCCCGGATAA